atttatataaaaaaacaaacagacatatgATTTATAAGAATAGTTTACGTGTACATAATAAACAAGTCAtaaagcagaaataaaacgtgtTAGTATAAGGAAATGACAGAAATTAAGGGCACCGGGTCAactatttcaaagaaaaaaatcatggCATACTGTTAATTATTGTAAAGAAATCTCTAAAATACATGGTGCCATACATCACTCTACGAAGAAATGTTTACAGAGATTTCAAAAACATGACAAGAGAAATCGCAACGATGGCAAATCTTGCAGAGATACTGGGTGCGCTGTTACAGAGGTCTGTGTTACAGATACATATGTCGACATCGACCTCTTGATACGTGCCAGATGTGCATCCGGTAGAAGAGGATTCTGTTTCGCATGACCTAGTTACAACTGAAATGAGAAATATACTTTTTGGCGAATTATATagtctttatattttattctgttgatagaatatttatcacaaaatattaaatgaaatgtttGTGTGTGACTATTTGTTACTATTGATGGGCCTTTATAAATGCTTAAATTGAAATCGATGATGCCCAAagcatatattatattttcaaaatcagATGTTGCGTTTAAACCGCAATGTCGCAAAATCAACCCACAATTGCAATTTTTTGGTGCAAACACGAAAGCAAAATACCGCATGCGATGTAAAAAAGTGTCTACACTTACACTGGTTACCATTCATCTCTCCTTTGACTTTTGAGCACACTTCGCAATTATCTGCTGGTGTGAAACCACTGGAACTGAACTCATCGGCGCAATTGCCGTCGGAATACGAACATTCGTAGCAACGTATCGCTCCGCAAACACCTGAATGCAAAGCCGTCATTTAACcaaaacttaacccatttatgccgagtggacgttcccatccgtctaaattggataaatttatttccaaaataagggatgcatttctatatttagaatatttcttacagaaattcatttaagcaaacagcgcagaccctgattagacgccgcatgatgcggcgtctcatctaggtctacgctgtttgccaaggcctttgttctagatgctcggcataaatgggttaaacaaactGATAAACTGATAAAACTGAtagttttaaaactgtttaagcACATCATTAACTAATGAAATGAAATTGAACCTACATATTAAACATCTCCTAGCGTTACAACAGATAATTTCGAAAATCTAGagataaataaaaaaacttaaagcAATGcatataacaattacattttcGGTGTTATGCGCCTAGACTTAACTACGACACCACTCACCGACGCGAATATTTACGCCGACCTATCAGAACTTTGCAACCGATATACAACTCTAaaaatttttaaacatgtttgtttctaaTAAATTCCGAATCGTTCCAAAACTTCGTAGCTAAGTCTTTTTTCATATCCGTTTAAATGCTTATTACATTACGAACATTTGAATGCGAATAGCAAACATGTACgttacacaatataaagaagtggaaCTCTAGCTGctagagcagtattgaattctcatatatacaattagttggtcctttaacattaacccattcatgcctagcgtctaaaaaaaaggccttggcaaacagcgtagggTTCAAGCCAAAGGCGGAGAAGGAGTGGATGTAGGTGTAAATTTTGACCACCATAAATTGTAACAGCAAAGCCTCATTTATAATCGGGGAAACAATAGGCAAGATCGAATGTGATTGGACAAAGAGCTCGTGTGACCCTATACCCTGATATGATTGGACAATAATACAGATTATTTCGGTTCAGCACGAGTAATTAAATTTAAGGATAaaaccaatctccacgcagagtcttcgttccttgctctcacgtACATTCTCTGCCATCACACGAAAaccctaccagatttggtagtattttattttattggttgaCGTATTAGAATTTTAAAAGCAGTATCATTTTCtagtatattttgaaaatagtgtataagtataggttcataataaaaaaaatacccacattaaaaaataaataaataaatgtaaaatcattgtaccacgtggctaggctatcatcacgtggttggttatgaaggaatggatttgatccagctatgctggttcccgttaAATCTCTGCGGGAGGTTGGGATAAAACAAGTATTATCGAAAGTAACAATTTGGAAGGCTTACAATCACAGGTGattagcatgtggctatgatatttataagtgaaaatatcatttgaatGATAGATAAtcatataacgaaaaatcaatttttctggaaaaaaaatgttcactatcaaatataaatataacaaagtatccaactcaaaattaccagaaaaagtttaaatattaaaaagaaatataatattgcagtttacCGAAAGGCTTGCGACAACAATTGGTTGTTTTTATACCTTTATTGGTTACAACAATTTTTACAGTTATCGAATCAATTATACACAAAAATCCACATAATAACGCGCAGGCATCCATTTAGGTGACAGTTTCGCATGCGCAAAAAAAAATTCAGCACGATTGCGAATAGTCCGCTCTCTTATCCGCTTCGGCATTTGAAATTTGCATGGGAATATAAACACGGAAAAAGTTGTATACACAATAAATTTGGCTATTTCTTAaaacttcatacttcatttaatagcaaaaacctgtaattcgAAAGCGAAATTGAAGCGTGTCTTGCTGaattatattataaagttaattaatcaaattgtcatttattagttgaattcatattggctttgttattgagctccAGACAGCCGAAATGTGCTTCCGCCTGCGGCCTCAGGCAAATACGGCTGTcgtcagctcaataacaaagccaatatgaattcaactaatttataacattataatacaaattgttattatatgcGCTTGTTATAAACCCGTCATcgacatttaatattattatatttctatAAGATGTATTTAGTAATAATTTCAAGCGTGAAACGCGTGTTATTATTGTGTTAGTTTTCTATTATATACTAAAATCACATTACAATATCCGCTCatgaaacacatattttgtcacaatgtatgattaaatatatacatacttCGAAACTAACACATAAATAATTACGAGTATGCATCTATATTTTGATTCAAAGCCTCAAAGATTTGAAACAACTCTCAAAATGTGTAGTACTAGTTGTGGTGCTTTCGTATTTGTTGCTCTGTACTGCACATAAATATAATCGTGTTAGTCtaataaatatcaattttatttaattgtctGACAGTACGTGCAAAAATgtctataaataataataacaaattagAAGTAAATACCTGCACAGCACACAAGGAATACAAACGCCACAAACAACTTCATTTTTATGCGCGATATCTTTTTTAACGTTCAGCGGGTACGAAGTACTGGCGGGTTATGAAAGAACTGTCGTGGTAAGGGTTTTGTGCGCATGCGCGGTTGCTTAGTTATATCaccattgtatatattttatcaaatacgATTGAGTTGTTAAGCGTCTTTGCTATCTTTAAAAATGGTCATATTGAACGAGCCGGTGTCAACCACTCGAGCGCGCGGTGATATATCTTAAGCGCTCACGCGATCGGGCCATGCTGAATAAGTAAGGCTTTGAATATTATTATTCCAAAGTAAATGTTAATGTCACCATAACAGATTTTAATACGTATAGCTTGAATAATTATTAATACGGTCCTATTCAGTTTGGAGCACTTAcattacatcaaatatttaatggttattttaatgtttgatttTGAAGTGGGTACCAAAGAGGAACGTTGtttgttgaaaacaaaaaaaaactaatcCGTCATACTTTAGAATGTGGTAAGGTCTTTGATAACAAATGGCCTTGtataataaacacataaaagggaaaaacagattgatgttttttttaaactcaaCAAAAAAATGAAACGACATGAGAGTGTTTACAGTATAGTTCCTTTTATTCCTCTTGTATGAAAAACGTTAAGACGCACCTAAGTTAAAAGGCAAATAGTCGGGCAGGCGTAAGAAAACAAATTTAATCAGCACAAACAAGATTTGTGTTTCATTTCAAGACCATTTGTTATATTGGAGAATGTTTTCTCATTTTTCCCCAGTATCAGAAagttaaaaactttcaaaatttaaCAAGCGTAACAGGTCACACACGTCTGAGTTAAAGCTGATTATTTAAGGGGATATGATATTGCTCAGCGGTGAGGATTCTTTACATCGCCATGGGGTTGCTCTCATCGTCAGAAAGGAGGTAGTCAACAGCGTCATCAGTTGCATTCCAGTCTCCAGCAGACTCATTTCCATCGGTATATCAGCGAAATCTCACAACATCACAAGCGTCCAGGTCTACGCACCAAAAACTGACTACAAAGACAAGGAGATTGAACAGTTCTATGAAGAATTAGAGTGCATCATTGTCAAGGTCCCTAAGAAAGACACCCTCATTGTCCAAGGCGACTTGAACACCAAGGTTGGACCAGACGCAAACCAAGACTGGTCTGGGACAATCGGTAGATTTGGCTTAGGGGAGACCAACAACAGAGGATTGCAACTTCTTGAGCTCGCCAAAAGCCACCACACCGCTGCACCCACACAAACCGTCCAGAACAATGACCTAGCATGCTCGCAACGAGAAAGTACACAACCAGATCGTTTTCATACTGGCGCCGCAAGGTTCAAGTCCAGCATCAATAAGGCAAACTCAATAACATTTTCTAGCGCGGACATCGGCAGTGACCATGAGTGCGTGCACACCACCATCAAGCTAAAGTTAAAAAGCAAGCGTTTCACGAAGCACCCTCGCGTTAGATTTGACTTGGAGCAATTGAAAGATCCAGTGACAACAGAGGTATTTCAAGCACTGATAGGTGGCAAGTTTGCAGCCCTGAATATCTTAGACAATGACATCGACAACATAACCAACAACACATAGGATGCCTTATTGTCATCGGCTTAAGAAGAGCTTGGGAGAGGAAGAACAAGCCATGGGTGACGAATGAAATCATGGACCTATGTGACAAAAGAACAAAGCTGAAGCATGATAAGTACACCATCATGGACTCAGAGGGATGTAAGGAAGAGGATGATACAGGCCGAGGAGGAATGGATTTAGGTACAATGTATCATCACCGACAAAGAGATTACCGCAGGCAGCAGTAAGAAGGCCTAAAGCACCCTCAAGACCCTCACGAAGACCAGTTAGCCCAAGTCCAGTTTTATGTCAGACGCTGACGGGAATCTCCTTACCGAGGGTGCCGTAGTGATCAACAGGTTGACGGAATACTACAGTGACCTCTGTCGCAAAAATCTTGCGagagtattataattatttcattcatttaattGGTTTTACATTTAAATGACCTGCTATACTGTACAATTCCCAGAATCATCATTGTTATTGAGCATTATGTTATTATCTAACATTGAGTTTAAGGCGCCGTTATAGTACCCTTACAGTTCCGGTATCGGCGGTTGTAAGAACCGTTTGTCATGTACATGCACTTCATGGTTTCTGTCGTTTTGGCGGTAAAATCGGGTATATAAAGAGTGTAATTTGGTGCGTTAAAGGGGGAGAAAATAtaatgaactagaaatggcgcggcagaggccgacgcgtatccccacgccgcatgtttgacccagggggcgccccagggttgataatggggcatagttgagattgaccgtattgtcataagatatgttcagtatcaattttaagtaagtcggtgtagaaatgaagaatttatagtaaaaggcaattttggatgggcgtggtctatgtggtctatgtgggcgagggcGCCCCACGGTTGGTAATGGGACCGTGCATAattgaaattgaccgtattgtcataagagatgttcagtatcaatttgaagtaaatcggtgtagaaatgaagaagtgatagtaaaaggcaattttgggtgggcgtggtctatgttggcgggggcgccccagggttggtaatggggccatacatagttgagattgaccgtattgtcataagagatgttcagtatcaatttgaagtaaatcggtgaagaaatgaagaaattatagtaaaaggcaattttgggtgggtgtggtctatgtgggc
This is a stretch of genomic DNA from Dreissena polymorpha isolate Duluth1 chromosome 7, UMN_Dpol_1.0, whole genome shotgun sequence. It encodes these proteins:
- the LOC127839175 gene encoding U-scoloptoxin(05)-Cw1a-like, with the protein product MKLFVAFVFLVCCAGVCGAIRCYECSYSDGNCADEFSSSGFTPADNCEVCSKVKGEMNGNQFVTRSCETESSSTGCTSGTYQEVDVDICICNTDLCNSAPSISARFAIVAISLVMFLKSL